GACACCGCGATCTTTGGAACCCGACAAGATGTATTCATCGTTCTGCGTGGTGGCCACAGACAACACAAAGTCCTTGTGACCGATATAGGTTACTTCACAAGTGCCCGAATTTGGTGTCTTGGAATCGCTTTTGTTGTTGGCGTTTTGTAAATTCCAAAGTTTAACGGATCTATCCAATGAACCGGATACAACGCTTTGGCCATCTCTGGTGAAGACGACGCTATAAACAGAGTCCTTGTGGCCCGTACCGGATTCGTTTTCTGAGTCTAGTCTTTCCACTAGGAACCCGGTTTCAGAATCCCAGACCCTCACGGCACGATCCAGGGAACCAGCGGCAATATACTTACCATCACCTGGCGATACAGCTACGGTGGTGACACCATCCTCAATGGATAGAGTCAACGAACATTGACCCGTGCGTAAGTCCCAAATACGAACGGTACGGTCACCAGAACCGGAAACCAGTTTGTCACCTGAGGGGAAGTAGTCTAACGAATAAATGTCTTGTTCGTGGCCTTGGAGAATCATAACAATCTTCCTATTTTCGATGTCCCAGATCCTAATAAGCCTGTCTTCAGCACCTGTGGCCAAGAATTTCCCATCTGGGGAGAAGCATACTGAACGGATGTACAAATCAGATGATGGCGAAGAGGAAGTGTTTAGGTTCTCCACATCTTTGGCCAAATCCGCTGCCGTGGTCATTGCCGTGGTGGTAatggtggtggtggtggtggtaGTCATTGTGTTGTTGTCCGTAGAAGTGGTGGTGTTATTCTCAGTGACAGAATTTCTGTGGTTATTGGCGGCAGAATCGTCTGATAACCGAGCCACCAGGGAACCATCAGAGACACGGTACACTTGGGTGGTCTTGTTACAACCTGTGGCCAAATATTCACCGTCGTTGCTGAATTTCACGCAACAAACCACAGACGTGTGATCCAAAGACTTGTGTAGGTCGACATCGATATCTCTTGGAAGTGCCGGGTTGTATAGAATGTAGTAGTCATTGGTTTGCTTTTTGAGGGCATCGGGGACGGATTGAGAGTCCAGATCCAAAAGGAAAGGAGGGATAGGTTTAGAATGGTTTGCTCTTTGATTGTAAGGAACCAAGTAATGGTCCTGCTGCAAGTTGGCCGGcttggtttcttcttccttcgGTTTGACTTCAGGTTCGACCGTGGCACTGGAAGCGCTAGCTCCGGCGTCATTCATCGTCGAAGCGCTTTCGAGTTCGGGTTCCTTCAGCGTAGATTCGGGTGCTTTGACAGAGGGTAAGGTTGTAGTCTCCTTGGAAGTCGGAGAACCGTTGATAGCAGAGTTGCTTAAGGGAGCCACGGACACTTGGGGAGGTGGTTGCTGTTGTAGGAGTTGCTGTTGCAGaagttgttgttgttgcaaTTGCTGTTGTGGGGGAAGCTGCTGTTGCGTGTTTGCGGACACTACGGGCAAAGTCGTGGTGGGCAGTTGGGAGCCGATCAAAGTTGGGCGACTAGCTTGTATTGGGAAGGATGAGGGGGAACCGGTACTTGTGTTTGCTGCTGGAGTGGCTGTGGCCGAAGTGGTGGCCGGTGGTTGTTGAATTGGAACAGATGCGGACGCAGCAGCCaactgctgttgttgctgctgtaaATGCTGCTGAAcctgctgctgctgttgctgttgctgctgttgctggACGGTCAAAGAAGCGATTTGATGATCTCTTTGTTCCAGCCCAAGTTTCAGGTGCTTGATCTCCTCTTCGTACGCGtccttcattttcctgTGGGTCAGTTCCAGCTCGTAGACGGTATTTCTTATCTGCTGCATCTCAGCCAACTGCTGATTCATTTTAAAGTCGTAGTCCTTCTGGTTTTGCAGACGGTACGTGTTTGCCTCTTGCGAGACTTGAACAAACTCCTGTCTGATGGCATCGAGAAGCTCATTCAGTTTATTCTGCGTATTGGAAACGCTGGCAGTCATATTAGTCTGATTCGAAAcctattttcttttcttccccTGCTTATCGAAGacaaaaaagacaaaagaaaaagaaagagtggTGGTAGTGTGCGAAATGTAACTTGGcgtgaaagaaaattaaacaATTGCAGAAGGATAGATGGAGGGACACGTGTTCAGCCAGTTGTTCTTGTTCCGCCGGTGTGTATCAATTGGGGGAGAGGGAATGGAGAGGGATTTGTTACTATTTGTTTAcgtatatgtatatgtatatgttttgttttgttgtttgACGGGAGTactttttactttttttcgcagattttcaataatttttgaagaggTACGAAAACCTAGCGTCGTCGATagatatataaaaaaagggtTATTAGAGAAAAAGAGTAGGTTAAAgctcgaaaaaaaaatgaaaggtCCTAGGGTAGAATGAGGAAGTTAGGGGTTCTACAaagtatataaatatattttttgtttatttgtttatatgatatattatatatatatatatatgcagGATTTTCAGTGGCATTTGTGTTATTCACTATATGGTAATTAATTGTGTACAGTCGAAGAAATTATCGCTGACGATAAGCAAGCAACATCTTTTATTCAACGCTTAGAATCGTATATGTAGTTATAACAAGTCGACGAATTCTTTACTATATAGCGTGATCACAACGATAAGGGTAGACACTCCCGATCTTGGTCAATGGCCCTATGCGGGAGACAGTATCACTCTTCTAAATTTAATGCTCGTGCTTGTCTTGCGTGCGCCACGCTTGGCTCTTGGCGCTTTCATTCTATGTCGCTTTATCCCattgtatttttgtttatacATCCTGTATTTGTTTACATTGAAAGATCAGTAGAAAAAAGCTGCactgaaatcaaaacagTAAAGAAGCACACAGGCTCGCAGAGAGACTAGCAaaaaaaggggaaaaaGGATAACTCGACGTCTAGAAATGGACCCATTGACCGTATACAAAAACTCATTGAAGCAACAGATCGATTCCGCAGATTTGCTGGTGGCCAATCTGGTCAACGAGAACTTCATGCTATCAGAGAAACTGGATGCAAAGTCGAGCGAGATTAAGCAGCTGCAGAAACAGATAGATTCGTTGAACGGGCAAATGACGGACCTCAAGACGCAGGTCTCCCACCAAACAGAAAACTCAGAGGTCATAAAGGATCTTTACGAATACCTCTGCAACGTGCGTGTACACAAGACCTACGAGGACGACTCCGGGCTGTGGTTCGACATCTCGCAGGGCACCCACTCCGGGGCAAACTCCGACGACTATTCAATAATGGACTATAAACTCGGGTTTGTCAAGGGCCAGGCCCAAGTTACAGAGGTCATCTATGCGCCCGTGC
The genomic region above belongs to Saccharomyces kudriavzevii IFO 1802 strain IFO1802 genome assembly, chromosome: 3 and contains:
- the CSM1 gene encoding Csm1p (similar to Saccharomyces cerevisiae CSM1 (YCR086W); ancestral locus Anc_6.364), producing the protein MDPLTVYKNSLKQQIDSADLLVANLVNENFMLSEKLDAKSSEIKQLQKQIDSLNGQMTDLKTQVSHQTENSEVIKDLYEYLCNVRVHKTYEDDSGLWFDISQGTHSGANSDDYSIMDYKLGFVKGQAQVTEVIYAPVLKQRSTEELYSLQSKLPEYLFETLSFPLSSLNQFYNKIAKCLSKKREKKEETE
- the TUP1 gene encoding chromatin-silencing transcriptional regulator TUP1 (similar to Saccharomyces cerevisiae TUP1 (YCR084C); ancestral locus Anc_6.363), whose amino-acid sequence is MTASVSNTQNKLNELLDAIRQEFVQVSQEANTYRLQNQKDYDFKMNQQLAEMQQIRNTVYELELTHRKMKDAYEEEIKHLKLGLEQRDHQIASLTVQQQQQQQQQQQVQQHLQQQQQQLAAASASVPIQQPPATTSATATPAANTSTGSPSSFPIQASRPTLIGSQLPTTTLPVVSANTQQQLPPQQQLQQQQLLQQQLLQQQPPPQVSVAPLSNSAINGSPTSKETTTLPSVKAPESTLKEPELESASTMNDAGASASSATVEPEVKPKEEETKPANLQQDHYLVPYNQRANHSKPIPPFLLDLDSQSVPDALKKQTNDYYILYNPALPRDIDVDLHKSLDHTSVVCCVKFSNDGEYLATGCNKTTQVYRVSDGSLVARLSDDSAANNHRNSVTENNTTTSTDNNTMTTTTTTTITTTAMTTAADLAKDVENLNTSSSPSSDLYIRSVCFSPDGKFLATGAEDRLIRIWDIENRKIVMILQGHEQDIYSLDYFPSGDKLVSGSGDRTVRIWDLRTGQCSLTLSIEDGVTTVAVSPGDGKYIAAGSLDRAVRVWDSETGFLVERLDSENESGTGHKDSVYSVVFTRDGQSVVSGSLDRSVKLWNLQNANNKSDSKTPNSGTCEVTYIGHKDFVLSVATTQNDEYILSGSKDRGVLFWDKTSGNPLLMLQGHRNSVISVAVANGSPLGPEYNVFATGSGDCKARIWKYRKIAPN